Proteins from one Triticum aestivum cultivar Chinese Spring chromosome 7A, IWGSC CS RefSeq v2.1, whole genome shotgun sequence genomic window:
- the LOC123150126 gene encoding uncharacterized protein, with protein sequence MARGVDAEQQHPMAEQVKEYQARSKQAWATASFFSSTSASTAGSSWVEVLLVICELALYALLVFACIAFYFRSIGIALSFTCISALLYLCMRLTKEERKHKKSPRVGCQSHADLPIGLGSLALLSSN encoded by the exons ATGGCGCGAGGAGTGGACGCCGAGCAGCAGCACCCCATGGCGGAGCAGGTGAAGGAGTATCAGGCGCGATCCAAGCAAGCCTGGGCAACCgcatccttcttctcctccacctccgcctccacggCCGGCTCCTCGTG GGTTGAGGTGCTCCTCGTGATATGTGAACTTGCTTTGTATGCTCTACTAGTGTTCGCGTGTATTGCTTTTTATTTCAGGTCCATAGGAATAGCTTTATCCTTTACATGTATTTCTGCACTTCTTTATCTGTGCATGAGATTAACCAAGGAAGAGAGGAAGCACAAGAAAA GTCCTCGAGTCGGCTGCCAGTCTCATGCTGACCTGCCCATTGGCCTGGGAAGTTTGGCTCTGCTTTCATCAAACTGA
- the LOC123150632 gene encoding E3 ubiquitin-protein ligase makorin gives MSTKRVLCKFFMHGACLKGEYCEFSHDWSDQANNVCTFYQRGSCSYGNRCRYDHVKVSRNNPVPPLPSSSIATRNSPVRPPPSSSTATHVASTSPQLLSSGRPLHLGHQTNSSNQRQQISMDKLAVSESKPAWRNEVQLDSVSEDGIGWSSIQTAQNQTSMKLADMPICSFAAGGNCPYGEECPHMHGDLCAFCGKMCLHPYRPDERQEHIKLCEKNHKRLEALKRSQEIECSVCLDRVLSKPTAAERKFGLLSECDHPFCISCIRNWRGNSPTSGMDVNSALRACPICRKLSYYVIPSVLWYFSKEEKLEITENYKAKLKSIDCKYFDFGTGTCPFGTSCFYKHAYRDGRLEEVVLRHLDCDDGSTLIAKNIRLSDFLGRLHL, from the exons AGTTCTCCCACGACTGGAGTGACCAAGCAAATAAT GTTTGCACGTTTTACCAGAGAGGCTCATGCTCTTATGGTAACCGTTGCAGATATGACCATGTCAAGGTTTCTCGTAACAACCCAGTGCCTCCACTACCATCATCAAGTATCGCAACACGTAATTCCCCAGTTCGCCCGCCACCATCATCAAGTACTGCGACACATGTTGCATCTACATCTCCACAACTTTTAAGTTCTGGACGTCCTCTTCACTTGGGACACCAAACAAATTCAAGCAACCAACGACAACAGATATCTATGGATAAGCTGGCAGTTTCTGAAAGTAAGCCTGCATGGAGGAATGAGGTCCAACTTGACAGTGTATCAGAGGATGGGATTGGCTGGTCATCCATTCAAACTGCGCAAAACCAAACTTCCATGAAACTTGCTGATATGCCAATTTGTTCTTTTGCTGCTGGTGGTAACTGCCCGTATGGGGAAGAGTGCCCTCACATGCATGGGGATTTGTGTGCGTTCTGTGGGAAAATGTGCTTGCATCCTTATCGTCCTGATGAGAGGCAGGAGCATATCAAGCTATGTGAAAAAAACCACAAGCGTCTTGAGGCTTTGAAACGTAGCCAAGAAATAGAATGCAGTGTCTGCTTGGACCGTGTGCTCTCAAAGCCTACTGCTGCTGAAAGGAAATTCGGACTATTATCTGAATGTGATCATCCCTTCTGTATTTCATGCATAAGAAATTGGCGTGGCAACTCTCCTACATCTGGTATGGATGTGAACTCAGCACTGAGAGCTTGCCCAATATGCCGCAAACTTTCGTACTATGTCATTCCAAGTGTTCTTTGGTACTTCTCGAAAGAGGAAAAGTTGGAGATCACTGAAAACTACAAAGCAAAGCTCAA GTCAATAGATTGCAAGTACTTTGATTTCGGAACGGGCACTTGCCCCTTCGGGACAAGCTGTTTCTACAAG CATGCTTACAGAGATGGCCGCTTGGAAGAAGTCGTACTGCGACATCTTGATTGTGATGATGGAAGTACACTTATTGCTAAGAACATTAG GTTGTCAGACTTCCTCGGCCGGTTGCATCTTTAG